In the genome of Mytilus edulis chromosome 3, xbMytEdul2.2, whole genome shotgun sequence, one region contains:
- the LOC139516072 gene encoding uncharacterized protein, whose amino-acid sequence MTNISCSVANCVISTSKELNDGYDLPVYGLANGSFYNIHVPALVCIFLSLISAVSVISYSFYHQHISTFFEWTRCERFAVYMAICDGLFNISHFADHLHIVLTKSLPTPKVLCAFYGFLLAEFITAQNLLVSNVAINVFVLIFFRKKINFGFRDYRLLCVIFLLPAFGLTVVAALGQLGPNGSFCYFDGVTGQIANFIFTTILLCFILISNIILYVMSLVRIYKESQAIKKTLGKSYKSLEASHRAAKTMSLFVTAFLVQWWAMAMYGIWQWVTDVPQLLFNFVTTFSNIGGILNGIVFIIIVRRKRVDLDSIKKKPDIKELAKQQAVITQQLSNQV is encoded by the exons ATGACGAACATTTCTTGTAGCGTGGCAAATTGTGTAATTTCAACTTCAAAGGAATTGAATGATGGTTATGATTTACCTGTATATGGACTAGCTAATGGTTCGTTTTATAACATTCACGTGCCAGCACTAGTTTGCATATTTTTAAGTTTGATCAGCGCTGTATCGGTCATTAGCTACTCATTTTATCATCAGCACATATCTACCTTCTTTGAGTGGACAAGATGTGAAAGATTCGCTGTTTATATGGCAATATGCGATGGTCTTTTTAATATTTCTCATTTTGCTGACCATTTACATATCGTTCTTACAAAGAGTCTACCAACACCAAAAGTGTTGTGTGCTTTCTATGGATTTTTATTGGCGGAGTTCATTACAGCTCAGAACTTATTGGTCAGTAACGTTGCCATTAATgtttttgtattgattttttttcggaAAAAAATAAACTTTGGGTTTAGAGATTACCGACTTCTTTGTGTCATTTTCTTACTGCCTGCATTCGGACTGACAGTGGTTGCTGCTTTAGGACAGCTCGGTCCAAATGGAAGCTT TTGCTACTTTGATGGTGTAACTGGACAAATAGCCAACTTCATCTTTACAACAatattactttgttttattttgataagtAATATAATTCTTTACGTCATGAGCTTAGTACGTATCTATAAAGAATCACAAGCGATTAAAAAAACTCTTGGCAAATCGTACAAATCTTTGGAAGCATCGCATAGAGCTGCCAAGACCATGTCGCTATTCGTTACTGCATTCCTTGTACAATGGTGGGCAATGGCGATGTATGGCATTTGGCAATGGGTTACGGATGTCCCTCAACTTTTGTTCAATTTCGTTACAACTTTTTCAAATATTGGTGGCATACTTAATGGAATAGTATTCATTATCATTGTGAGAAGGAAACGAGTTGATCTTGACTCTATTAAAAAAAAGCCGGACATCAAAGAATTGGCAAAACAGCAGGCAGTCATAACGCAACAATTAAGTAATCAAGTGTAA